aaacgttcctttgAATTCCAAGCATgtcgtctaaccacactaaatcaagCAGCGtctttttgacttagtgttgatcgactttatgagttgacaaaatcatactcttaattcGAGATAATAAGTCTTtggaattttaggagttaaatggctcgggttaagtaactcacgggttttgacgaggctaatttcgacctaaagctgaaaatgggtttagttggctaaggtttggggcatgttggtgttcgataaattaaataaggtagaAATGGTGAAAAGATGGGTGATGTGATTGGGTATGGGGGTTGGAATATATTAAAGTGGGGTGGTTgactatttggaaaaaaaaattgaaaaaggaattgcaaatggcttgatttGGTGATTAGCTActggaaattaaaaattgaaggaaaggaaactaaagaaacaacaatgctacgtgagaaaagagagaatgtatTGAAAGACAAAAGCTAAATGttttttgattgatgaattaaTGAACAATACAAACTCTATTTATACTAGGGAGTTTACTAAATTAGGAGTCAACTAGTCAtaggaaattaaggaaaaatatcccataataaaataaatcccaaaataatctcccccactaagtcaacacaattttcagctaattaatattggaaaaattctactttggccctccttctttgcttctttcttcaatttgccccaattgtttcatttttcttctatttagtcccaaattacattcctgcacaaaattcaataaatatggcaaaattagtggtgcattctcataaattaaccaaattaattatataaaatatgtaactttagcatttaatcaaccACCAACTTGCCAGCTTTCCAGAAACAATTCGCCGTGGTGGGCGGCAAtactaaagaaaagaaaagaaagcattAAATACATGGTACTGATTCTGATTATGGACTGAGTTgagtttaagtaaaaaaattatatccatTTGTTAGGTATGGGCCCAGCCCGACCTAAAAAATAGACCTAAAAATTTACTCAAGTTCAACTTAGATAAAAAAGGCTAAAATCTGAGTTTGATTTGACCtgttcatattaaatttttttatattatattattttttacataatttttaaatatatataatacactaaaaatattaaaataaatatttttgaataaattgaaaataaatttaaaaaaatatatatttaaataatactaagatagatgtaatttaataagaaaatatctttaaaataataataaaattaataataaaacaagtgttatataatattcaaacaataataacaaaataatagtattataatagtgaaatgatagcaaaataaGTAGAAAGCAacaagaaaatatcattaaaaaaatttttgtcATCTAGTGAATTTGAGCCAAGTTAGGCTCAGGTAAAAAATATCTTACTTAGGGCTTGACCTGTTTTTAAaacgaattttattttttgcccaATTCTATTTTTTGAGCCTATATTTGTACTCAAACTCTCTTACTCCTATCcctaaagaaaacaaaaccaaacctaagaaaaacaattaaacctaAAGAAACACAACAGACAAATCGATTTTTATCGGCAAGAGTTGTTTGATGAAGAGGCCTATAAACTTGCAAGGCTTTCAGCTCTAGCTTTAGgaccagttcttcattgcttaaaaaaagcacttctgactccaaaagtacttttgaaagaaaagctgtGAAGAACAAActgcttttggctgaaatttttaacttttcagaagtgcttttgaaaaatactcctgaaaaaaagctaaaaattttagttttttctttcccaaaagcacttttggtgcttaattactttttcacccctctaataacatattatttttcttttttttcttggtacTTAATTACAATTgcgttaaaatcattaattaaaagtaaaaaatatttttttaaaatactaattacaaatatttaatggttatatttaaatatttaaaatatagtttatatattctaattaaatttgataaataattaatatttattgcttaaaatatttaaaatttatatttcatatattaaaattttaacaacaagttataataaatttttatattcttactaaaatataataatattaattaatttaaatattatttaaatacatatttattacttgataataacatgtctaaaatagacattttatttctcaaaattatttttaacaataatgctaaacatttaaattttaaatctaatttttaaaaatacttcttaaaaacatatttttacaaaaacttttcaaaaatagagaaatgtTGAACTAACATTACATGAGTTATAATTCGCAAACTCTTCTTTACCATGGTTCGACTTTTTAGgcacttagatatttttctgtAGACTTGTCAAATACGAGATATTTTTCTGTGAACTTGTCAAATTCTAAACAGACAGtaaaaatttatccaatccAAATGATTCAAATCTAGATTCAGTCAACAACTAAGCAACTGCAggtgtcacgggccgcagttcaaagcccgtgaccagcgcaccaaatgcatccaatggaggtctgttgctcagatggggatcatttggcccacaagctggcccgattcaaagagatatTGAGAAGCTCGTCAGATTGAAGctggttggcccgatagcgaagagatggcaacttaggctaatatggtaactaatcttagaagatagagggaatcatatcttgtaaagattagattagatttgataaggcttatcttgtaaatccctaaaattaagggatatggttaaatctcatccgtcgatgtaattgtatcttgaccatcggttttgggggagctcaactataaatagagagcctcccctcatttgtactcactctgaattgtttcattattctttgtgaataagagaagtagagagcatttactcaaacactttcggcgctctttctgttgttctttgcttagcttcttttggcataaaatCGCTTCATTGttcaattggtgccttggaggagttcttaaagAATCCTCATCGAGTTAAAGGTGACTtgggcgagtttggagcaaacgatcgcctaaggccgcacggtttcttgagacgaaaggtctagcccgtgacaagtggtatcgaGTAAGGTTGAACCAAGGAGATATTCGAGCGAGTTCAAACCAAGTGGTATTCGAGCCAAGTTTTGAACCAAGTGATATCTCGAGTTGTTGGTTCAAAGGCACCGTTGGGATGTCGAAGAAGAGTTCGAACAAAGGTGGGCGAGgaagtctttgagggagacAATATCGGCGATGAAGGCGTGTGGAAAAACTCGAGGGTTCCATGGAGGATGTAAAGGAGGCACTCGATGGGCTCGAGGATCGCATAGCAAACTGGGAGGAGCAATCCAGAGACTATGTAAAGATGTCTCTTGGTTCCACCATGGATAAGGTAAACGAGTTGTTTAATTCACACAGGGATAAACTGTCGGACAGGAATGATGCTCTCGAGGCCatgatgatggctttgaaggaggaaacaatggccacgacgagggctttgagcacaagaatagaGGAGCTCGAGGGAGAGCTGGCCTTGTGTCAAGCAGCCGTGGGGAAAGGAGTGGCAAATGCAGCACTCAGTAATGAGGATGTCCCAAAGCCGAAAGAGTTTGTGGGGACAAGGTCTGCATGTgatgtggacaatttcttgtggaggatggaaaactacttccgtgccaaaggcatcGTGGAAGATGCggttaaggtaaacactgcttcaatgtttcttactgacattgcgcttttatggtggcgaggtaggaccacagataaaaggcatggtgagattgggacgtggcaagagttccaatgcgaattgaagggacagttttacccagagttTGCCGAGGAAGAAGCTTGGGAATGTTGCAAGGATAGCATAGCGAGGGCAGTGGGGAGTATGTTCAagagttcaaggaactcatgctccaagttTCAGATGTGACCGATGAAGAAGCATTGCTTGCTTTTCAAATGGGATTGAAGCCGTGGGTCGACggaggtggaacaaagaggtgtccaaaaGCGCCGGAAGCCATGATGAGTAGTTGAGGCCGTGGTCAAGCTTGGTctagggaaagacaagcttgggtCTTCAAGTCCGAGGAAAGGCGTATGTGAAAGGGATCACAAGGAAGATAGAGTTGATGGCAATGGCATGGCGACaatggtggtaatgggaaaccacgagttgggaagaagaaacccaagaggAAAAGGGACAAGTGAAATGCTTTCTTTGCGACGGTCCACACATGTTAAAGAAATGTCAGAAATCGCACTTAAGAAGAAGCCGGTGGAAAAGGCCTTGGTACTTGGTTCGGCGCAAGGGTGTCGAAGCCAAGGAGGCCAAAAGCGAGAAGAAGCCAGTggagtgcttcttgtgtcatgGTCCGCATAGGTTGCGGAAGTGTCAAGAAAGTCTGTCATCGAGGGAGCGATGGAGCGACAAGGAGCCCAAGCTTGGTTCGAGCAAGGGAAAAGCCAAGCCAAGAGGGCAAAGAGGAGCAAAGGAAGCAAGTAAAGTGCTTCTTGTGCCGTGGTCCGCATGAGTTGCGGAACTGTCCAAAAGCAAGCGGAGTCAAAAGAAAGGCAACGTCTGAGCTTGGTGAGTCATCGGAGGGCTTCCACCCAAGGAAGAGGTGAGTTTGTCATCGGACTTAGAGGAAAGAGTTGCGATGAAAGCAGTGAAGTGGGACCAATGAGGCTCAAGTTGAGTGAAGCGTCGAGTTGGCGAGTCATCGACAAGGCTTCCACCTATGGGAGAGGTGGGTGGTGCATCAGACTTCAAGAAAAAGGAAGCGATGCATGTGGGACAGTTGACCAGAGTAAATGCAGCGAGTAGGACGGCTCGAGTTAAGAAGCGACGTAAGCCGAGGCAAGAGTCCCGAAGGAAGGGAAAGGCTAAGGCATCGAGACGAGACCGGGGcgaatcaagtcagtgccattcgGAAGTCGTAACGAGgacgttgcgagaatgggtggggagaatgtcacggacGCAGATTCAAAGCCGTGACcagcgcaccaaatgcatccaatggaggtcatTGCTcggatggggatcatttggcccacaagaactggcccgattcaaagagatatTGAGAAGCTTTGTCGATTGAAGCTGGTTGGCCCGATGgcgaagagatggcaacttaggctaatatggtaactaatcttagaagatagaggaatcatatcttgtaaagattagattagatttgataaggcttatcttgtaaatccctaaaattaagggatatggttaaatctcatccgtcgatgtaattgtatcttgacTGTCGGTtttggggagctcaactataaatagagagcctcccctcatttgtactcactctgaattgtttcattattctttgtgaataagagaagtagagagcatttactcaaacactttcgAGCGCTCTTTCATTGTTCTTTtgcttagcttcttttggcataaaatCGCTTCATTGttcaattggtgccttggaggagttcttaaagAATCCTCAtcgagttaaggctgacttgggcgagtttggagcaaacgaatcgcctaaggccgcacggtttgcgagacgaaaggtctagccccgtgacacagGCATCATTATCCTTTTTTACGCCAGAAAGACATCATAGTGTGATAAAAGCTAACCTGTCAAAATATTAGAGGTTTGCAATcgaaatttttaattactattttgattttatttgatctTCATCCACTACCAACTGGCCACAACGaagtgataataataaaaatagtccATGCACAGTTCacgttttaaattaatttaatataacaatATTAAATCTCTGCCGCACACCATTTCATTCATTATCAATAAGGATTATATAATACATACATGATTGCGCTTTAAATAGCTTTGTTCCGATTACCAATATACGCgcacaaaaagaagaaaagagctTCATCCACCACTCTAAACAATGGAAAAGATTCAGCACAACCATGTACAAGCTAAAGGACTAAAGCTTCATGTGGCCCAGATTGGAACTGGTTAGACATTTCTCTTCTTTACATTtgctaattttatatatacagtGTACGTAATTTGACTAATTAATGATACTTGTGGCTAGCTAGCTTCTAATGATGATGGGGGTGTGGGCTTGCAGGTCCCAAGGTGGTGGTATTCTTGCATGGGTTCCCGGAAATTTGGTATTCATGGAGGCACCAGATGGTTGCGGTGGCTAATGCTGGCTACCGAGCTATTTCCATTGATTTTAGGGGCTATGGACTCTCAGAGCATCCATCAGAACCAGAGAATGCAACCTTTAATGATTTTGTTAATGATGTCGTTGCCGTTCTCGACTCTTTGGGCATCACTAAGGTACTATTAGTGGCTTTGATGTGTTTACGAGCTAAATTCAGCACATATGTTGAAGCTTCTTTTTTTAACTGTTGAAACCAGGCGCATCTTGTTGCCAAGGATTTTGGGGCCTTTGTAGCAGCCATGGTGGGCATACTTCACCCTGATAGAGTGTCCACCATCATTTTACTAGGCGTTCCTTTCCTGCTACCAGGTCTCTCTCCACTCCAGTCTCAACTTCATCTCATTCCACCAGGCTTTTATATGCTAAGATGGATGGTAAGTAATTTCATTTCATCTGCTGCTAATCTTTTTCCATACCATCTCTCGTTTCCATCATGTTGTGCTGTAAATTCATGCAGGTACCAGGAGGAGCTGAAGCAGATTTTGGCCTCTTTGACACAAAGACGGTTATTCGCAAGGTTTATATTATGTTCTCTGGAAGTTTACCCCCGGTTGCTGCTGATAATCAAGAGATAATGGATTTGGTCGACTCATCTGCACCTGTCCCACCATGGTTGAGCGAGGAGGATCTTGCAGAATATGGTTCTTTATACGAGAAAAGTGGATTCCGCACTGCGCTGCAAGTTCCATACAGGTAAGCCTGCATACATGGGTGAAGCATGATTGATAATGTTCCAATAAGTCAAACCAGTCCTATGTCATAACTGGTGTATTTTGttcaaatatgtattttatacatatatatacatatcttacATGCAGGACTATGATGCTGCCCTGTGGGCTGGATGATGGGAAAATCAGAGCTCCAGGACTTGTGATCATGGGAGAGCAGGACTATATCATGAAATTCCCAGGGCTGGAAGACTATATCAGGAGCGGCAAAGTCAAGGAGTTTGTGCCCAATTTGGATGTCACATTTTTGGCACAAGGGACCCATTTCGTCCAAGAACAACTTCCTGAGGAGGTGAATCATCTCATTATCTCCTTCCTTAACAAGCACTGCGAATAGAGCAAACCGATGACCTAGTtgcttcttcatcttcttccttctttACCGCTGAATAAAAGGACCTTGTGCcatttaaataaagaataatatgacctcaaaatggtcaaatttgaATGTATTGGGAGTTGGAGAATCTTCATTTCAGTTCAATTAATGTGCTTGTATTCACTCTTACACCAAGATTAGCTGACGGTATCATTTAACAACCAAATCCAAATCAACAGGCTTGAGTGGCAAATTGGAAGCTTACAATTATGCTGCCAGCTCCATTAATTAAACGAAGCTAGAGAAAAAGATACCTGTAAAAAAAGCAGAATTTGGAGGAAGATAAGAACTGCCACAAATTCCAATTTTGAGCTGATTAAAGTATTGGGGGTGGAAACATAGTGCGTTAGTATCAGGGTCATATACACTACAAATAAGAGACCAAATAATCCGGAACTTACAGATGTTTGCTTCAACCATTTCATAATTGCAAATAATTCATTGCAAGTGTTATCCAAAAGCATGTCTTCCAGGAAAGTAGACAAGCGTTACCTATATTGTATTTTGTGTACAAATTAGAGCTCATATGCAGGGAGTCTGGGGCCCCAAAGGCTCAACCATGTCTAGGAGAAGATATAAACTTGTGAGCCTGATCAAGCAAAAAGCAAGCAAATGCTTTTGCCCTATACAAGACCTTTACATTGCCTGTTTTTGGTTAGAGTGAAAGGAGAACACAAGCATTCCCACTAATGCCATGGCAAATTCCTACACGCTTCAGCAACCCGCGGTTCCACACCACCTCTGCTGCTTCAAGAATTTCATCATCTCCAAAGACCTAAAGAACACAGAGATTCTAATGAATTCTAATTCCGTCACGGTACAAAGATTGTGGtttgttgctaattttatttcttttagtagCAAAACCTTGAAGAAAGAATTACTTTGTATTGAACTTAAATTGCAAGCAAATAGTCAAGGTGAACCCATTAATGCTAAATATTTAATGATGGAAGTTATTCCCATAGATCTAGCAATTCTAGGACTAGGAGTATGCCTTAGTTCTTTCTCTAGTAGCTATAATCTATCTATCTATACCTAGATATTAAAACAATCCCGAGGATTGTGACAAGTATGACTTGTTAGTAATGCTTGGTT
The nucleotide sequence above comes from Gossypium raimondii isolate GPD5lz chromosome 13, ASM2569854v1, whole genome shotgun sequence. Encoded proteins:
- the LOC105782356 gene encoding uncharacterized protein LOC105782356, which translates into the protein MEKIQHNHVQAKGLKLHVAQIGTGPKVVVFLHGFPEIWYSWRHQMVAVANAGYRAISIDFRGYGLSEHPSEPENATFNDFVNDVVAVLDSLGITKAHLVAKDFGAFVAAMVGILHPDRVSTIILLGVPFLLPGLSPLQSQLHLIPPGFYMLRWMVPGGAEADFGLFDTKTVIRKVYIMFSGSLPPVAADNQEIMDLVDSSAPVPPWLSEEDLAEYGSLYEKSGFRTALQVPYRTMMLPCGLDDGKIRAPGLVIMGEQDYIMKFPGLEDYIRSGKVKEFVPNLDVTFLAQGTHFVQEQLPEEVNHLIISFLNKHCE